The sequence ACAATGTTTTTAATCAATAACATATTCCTTCTCAACAATTATGTTTGGTTGCAGGGACTAGAGGAGTTTTTCATTCCAGGGAATTAATTCAAAGTAGcaaccaaaaaaaagaacatttgtaATATCACATTCCAAAATTATTCTTGGTAAAacttaaacatacacatataactgtGACCTAATCAACAAGTTGAGACCACTCTTGACTTAAccagtaaaaagtaaataagtagataaaaatctcagtaaattattttatcatccccATTTCTCGCATATTGTCTGTAAGTACTTTAATATTGTCGTTCTGATGCTTCTCCAACTTCAGTGCTCTTGATGGGTTTTTGGCGGTGCGCGTGTGCCAGACATATATTTTTGTGCAGCCATCAGCCTTCACttcaatatctttgatgtttaaACTGAGTGACTTCAAGAAGCCATCTTCTTCGTGCCCAGCTATGTAAGGCATTGTCACTTTTTTCTGGAAAGATGTGGGATTACTAACATTAACATTACAGAGCATcactatataaaattacaaatttatttaCTACAATTGACTTGACAGCATAATCCCTTAAAACATCTGTTAATAAAATTTCAAGCCAGACAATGTCTAATCTGACTTCATTGCAGCAAATAATTTAATCTTACCTGTTTCTTCAAAAAGCCAACATTTACAGCAAATCCTGCCATGTCTACTTGGAACTTTCTCCCTGCTGGCCAGCCATCATAGAAGGCAATTACCTTACCCTGAAAATATTTGGCACcaattgaaagaaaaagagagacatcaAGGCCAAATTAATCCACTGGATCCAGGTAAcatgaccatcatgtcatgaaaaaatctggctgAGGACTGGGTGAAGGGAATATGCTGTGAGAACTTCAGTTTAAGGCCAGGGTGATAGGAATGACTTAACACAAGTGTATAAAATGGTTGGAGGAAGATTAGACTCAGTGGGAATTTAGGAAAGGGTTATTCCCATGCTAAGGTTACTATTCTGGAACAGTATGACCAGAAGTACAGGATGtattacagaaaaataaataatatgaatatataaaaaaattatgcaaacaaaatgttacttattgttgtAAACTACACAGTGAGATGATATGAAGTATGTGCAAGGAAAACATACTATTACCATCTTGATAtagcatatcaaatgacaaatataaaacttggaaaataacaaaaaagtaaaaaacagttACACAGAAAGACAATAACAAtgcaaaggagaaggaaggtTTACTGACACCAAATATGAGTGTCTGATTGGGTCAGGCCTACCAGCCACACACCCAGGAGAGTCACCAGTCACACAAGCCTAATTCCAGATTGTTGGCCATGCCCAGGCAGAATGGCACCCAGATCCAACAGGTTAAATCTCTTTAGGCCTCTGGGATGCAAATACTGTAAGGCTGCCAATCTGTTTTTGCTGTATTGTATTTTGAGTAAAAGTCTTTATTcaaatactgtatatgtgtgtgtgtgtgtgtgtgtgaacccttTTCTTACAGAGAAAGTACTTATACCTTGATTTTGCATTCACCAATGAAAAAACTTAACTTAACCTTTACCTGGCAGAGGTCTTTGAGCTGAAGTCTTATTAATGCTTATGTCAACCCCTTGCCACCAGGATGATATGTCTTATTAGGAGCAAAACAATGCCTACACCAACAgatgatatacatttttacacatcACCCATAGACATAACAGTACTCATTGCATccaaaataaaacacagacaccAAATCATCTCTCTTGGTGCAATAAAaatgagtaaatttttttttctttgtattcttaAAATATTTTGGCACTTCATTTTCTGTAACTGGTCACAGCATGCTGAAATGGGATCCTGAGAATGGAAATAGTGTCCTTCCTCGAGCCAGAGCTTTTCTAATGACTCATGGATGCTTTTCCATCCTGTTTTACTGTGTCTAATCCACCTCCAAAATctttgtgcactcatggcaaGTCATCCCCATCACCCCAAAGCCAAGCTAAATTTTTCCATATGGCATATTCCCATTATCTGGCcctcacccaaaatttttttatggcaTGATCATGTtacccagatccaatgggttgACTAACTCCTTGGTGAATAAGTGCTTGTGAaaccatctatatgtaaaaaaaaattacaaaacaaaaactacaatggACTCTGCATCTGCCATAGGATTAATGTGCCACCTAGATTAATTTCCAATATTTACAGGCATTATTACATGAACTTCCTACATTAGTAATATGATTCTAGTTTAACAATTTTTGGTCATACTTTCTTGTAAGAATATGgtaacacaatatatttatatatctatagtaaaacaaagataagaacgaaaacaaaataaatattcagCATGATGCCTAACTAACTGCCATATGATATATCATCTGTAAATGCATACCTCAAAATACCCAGCATCtgaacacatcctccaatacacTTACGTCCTTAACAATGGGTGAGCTCACTGTGTAATCTCCTATAAGCCCCACTGGCCACATGGAAACGGTTTCTGTTGGCCTCATCTCCTCAAAGAGCCGGACATCTATTGCGTTGTCATCATCTAAGAAGAACAGGACTCCTCTGTCAGAGCCATGTTCTTGAACCCACTCCAGCGCAGCCCTGCGGTTAGAGACGCCCCTCGGGACATACCTCTCCTTCCGATATACTTCTGGCATGGGACTTGCCAGGTGTGTATAAGAGAGACCTGTATATATGAGCATATTTGGATATTTCTTATCTTCTGAtaccttgggggggaaaaaaatttagaacAGGAAGAAAGGCCTCAAGTTGCCATCTTAAGCCAAGATAACTCTTTACACAGCATTAGTGTAAATTCGAActaaaaaacaagatgaaaaaaagtagTTAAATGAATGGCACCAACACATACTATGATTGCTATGAAAAGCCTGGTCATGAAACTCACTTTCAAggacatataataatatcatagcaCAGGTGGGTTCTTTACAATATATGCAAAAAaggaacatatataaatataaaacagtttaaaatataattaaaacataaatttacCATTAAAAGTTTTGCTGTCCATCAAAAACAGTGTGTTTTATTCACTTTACCCCTAACTGGCAAGTAAGAATCAATTCTTGACAAAATAAATTGAGCTCAATTGCTAGGTACCAAGGATACATGCCAAACACAGTCGGCATGCTCCCAGCTGTGTGTACTAAATAGTAGTTTGCTTGATTGGCTCTGGATATGGCTCTTCAAAACCTACAGTATCTCAAAAGTAGGAATAAAACCTTGCTTTAGCCTCAATTACTGGAAAATTGTGTATGCTGTTGACAAATGCACACAAAGGAGAGTATATGTGTGTTCCCTGCTCCTCTAATTTTTCTCTGGAGTGAATGACCGCACGTACACCCCAGTGCATAGCTCAGTTTAGCACTGGAAAAGCCTGTCACTATAAGGTCAATAGCCTTCAAATTGATTATGCAAGGAGACAAAAGCAAAGTCATCTAGGTGACTTTAAGCAGATGTAGCTACTGATAAGCTCTGATCGGGCAAATCTTGAATATTAAGCTCTCATACCATGAGAGTAAACATTCAACAGTACTTTAATTCATTACAAAAAATTTATCTCCATTGGTTGTATAGTCAAGCATAATTCATAGTAAGACGTGGGACTTCTTAAATTCAGGTTACTTTTCCACATATGCTTAGAATTTCTTTCTGGCTAGACATGTGCAGAGACAGTTTTCATTGAAGGGAAACAGACAAATGAAATAATTTAATCAACTCCATGATCATTCAATATATTGAGAGTCAAATGCATtccaggaaaaaaatttataatactcaCATTGTTCCCTTACTTGCATGAAAAATGTACATCAAGACAACCCTGACTCACAgatgcacagacacagacacaaagttATACATATAAccagagagacaaaagacagacaaagagacatacatacatgcatgcatacatatagacagaaaaacagataacccctcccccacacacacatacacacacagagtagtaggtatgcattaatatatacgCCTAACCAAACACAGCTCACTTGCTTACCAAGCCTCTGAAGCAGCCCTGTGATGGGGGCAGTGCATGTGAGGCTGTCCTCAGCCACAATCCAGTGGATGCGCTTCACTAAAGTCAGTGTCTGACCAAGTCTCGTCAGTTCAGCCACCATCTCTGGACGACGGTATGTTGGAGTGACCACATAGATGATAGGAGCACTGTTGTTACTTGCCTGCCATTAAATGTAATcactataactatacatataaataagaataaacaaataaagacagagagactgatagacagagatatatagagatagataaatatagatatggtgatatagacagatagatagatatagatatggtgatatagacagatagatagatagatagattgataaagagagagaactaCAATTACAGATAACTATaattacagatagatatatatatagatatatatgcataaatatttccTTGCTGCCCTTTGGGTTCCTTAAACCTTGTGTACATGCAAACCATCACTAACTGATCCCTATATTATGTTTGTCCTGAAATATTAGTTAGACAATTAGACTTTTGAAACCATTATACTTTTGAAATCTTAGTCACTAGATGTGAAGTTAGTCGTCTGATAGTAACTTAATCTCCTTGTAACAGAAAGTGGTACATTTCAATTCTGACCTTAAAGCTGTACTTTTACTTCAAATCTGTTgtctatattctacatatacataacatgcatatatctgtacacacataacatatatgtttaaaattatagatagatatatacatatggacaaatacagatagatacatagacagtaaaatggatagatagatcattAAAATCAAATCATCAACATACAGCAATTGCCAGAGAGTGTCAGACACTGCCAAGGGATGGACTCTTATTttcagagaagagaggaagagcaggtccctttcccctctctccttctgtcagtttttttttttaatcttttttcattCACATACATTTTCTAAGTTTGTAGTAAGTCCTTCTGCACCCACCATACATAACTGAcagtattattttccaaaaacctGCCTTTGTTTAGTAGATATAGCAGCCTGAGGGATTCCCCAGAAAACTGCTCTTCCCAGACAAGCAACTGTAATGGTGGGCATCCTTTGGTGTCCTGCTACTCCACAGCTCCAACTGGAAGAAGCAACATTGCAGATATTCCAAACTTTAACAATCCTGCAGGCCCACCTCACCATTCCAAGTATTGGTGACATGCCACTGCTGTGATTCCTCTAATGCAGCTTTCACAAGGTAGCTAGTCATGGAAAGCTCATACTTGTAGCCCTCTACAAGTTGACTAGTGGTGGGCTCTACTTTGGTAGACTGGCCCATGGCTACTCTATGTAAACATGGCATTACATAGCTAAACATGGTATTAGGTAGCAAGCCCCATGTCTACAGTAGGCTGGAGTAGTTCTTTGCCTGACCTTCAGTGCAGTGGGGAACCTATAACTACACTTTACTGATCCAGTTCTTGCCTGTTCTTACTTGAAGAGTTGTGGGTCAGGCTGGAGTAACCCAAAGGTCATGATCATCTCCCTCTCACTATCTGGACTGGGGAGCAAGTAACACACTATGCTCACTTGCACTTGGTgatatgtttcatttttttattgcaaagCACTGACTTACACTTCTCATCACTCTCTGTAGGGTTGCATAAAATATTCCATTACCATGTCCTTTGTATATGTgtacctgtttttcttttttacggagATTCATTGCACTGATAATAGTACCTTTCCCTTTGGAATGTTTTAGGTGCTCATCCAATTCATCTTGTATGTCTAGTTCTCCAAAAACTAAGTGCATTATGGCATgccattttcttttatgaatCATTTTTGCTGTTTTCACTGCAATATACAACAAATCAGGATGCCATCAATACAACTCCCACCCAGTTGTgctcttccattttcttatcAAGGCACAATGATCTGATACATCCACTCTTGTTCTTGATGACCAAGCAATGAATTCCTAGCatcatcccttccttctttttctaagGTATTTTCCCTTACACATACTGATTAACTCCTTCAATCCGAGGGGCGGGTGACATGAACATACTGTCACAAGAAAATCTGGCTGCAGGCCAGGTGACAGGAACGACTCGCAACTAGTACACAAACGTCTTGGGAAGTTAATTAGACTCATTTGCCctttttgcattattcccatcaaTGTGTGAGTGTGGAATGTAATTGAGCTatgactggaagagtgctggTTCCATGGATGATGCCATTTCCATGATCAACATAATATTCCTGGTGCTGTGACTGCCAACAtaagttgtattacagaaaattgaatattatgaaaaaaaatagaaaacgacacaaataacaaaatgttatacatattttaattttcattgcagactacctagagagatgatatggagtctgtgcaaagaaaacagtctattaccatctggataatgaaaatcaaatggcaaatatggacactggaaaatggcaaaaaagctaaaagcACTCATGTGTAAAATGAGGAAATAGCATTGCATATAGGGAGCATAGAGTCTTGTCACCACACACATGTTCGTGTGCCCGGCCTACCAGCCATGCACCCGATGGAGCAGGCACTCATGTAATGCCCggatttttggtcatgtgatctAGGGGGTTCATCATGTTATCTGTAATGCCTCTGTTATTATTACCCACACAGCCAGGGAATACCCACTATTTAACAGGTCAAGATCATTACCTGCCAAGCATCACTACATCATATGACAGGTGCAGTGTTGCTGTATTCTACCCAATGATCTTTGACCACTCCCTTTCCACTGAGGTCAATATAGTATGGGACTTCCGACTGGGAatttatacatacaatcatacacctTAATCTCACATATGAATCTAGTTTGGTTGTGTATCATCCTGGTAGCTTATGCTGGCCCTTTTTATGAGTTCATTTAGGGTATCATTCTGCCATGTGTAAAAAAACATCCAGGACTTTGTGACTTACTTATCTCCTTTCTATGAAGGAACACAACTGCTGTGTCATATATGACTGTAAGTTCTAATGCTGTATATCTGCCCCATTATTATTAGAACCTTTTTTTGCTGTCTTCCCCTGCTATATCTCTGTTAACTCAATGGTAACGGGAATGATATAGCCCCTCATGGAAAATTTTAACTCAGTATAAGGTACAGCTCTACCTATCAAGATTTGTTCTAGCTTTGAAGCCAGTGATGGCTATGTCACCCATAATGGAGTACCTCAAAGTCATTTTATACTTTCTACATTGTCCGTTGCCATATGAGTtcacatttttaaatttcttttggcTGATAACATGATTTAATGATTTTGCATGTTCAGAGATGCATGGTATGCATTTTGGTTGCTAGTTCTGTACATTAGAGTCCATTTCAGTAAATAAAGTATTTGACACTCTGTGTCCAAGATTGAGAGCATAAAATTTAttgaaggcttaaaaaaaaaaaaaaaaaaaaaaaaaaaaaaaaaaaaaaaaattaaaaaaaaaaaaaaaaaaaaaaaaaaaaaagtatatatatatatatatatatatatatatatatatatatatatatatatatatatatatatatatatgtatatatatatatttgcaaaaattctttttatgaaatataagatTGTTTGCAGTGATAAACAAGGCTGCTGCTTTGGTACTACCCTTGTTTGTGTCATATTTCAAGACAGTTACACTGGAAGAGTGCCAAAAGACAATATAAATTGTTAACACAAGGAGACTGATCTCGTAAACAAGAGTGAAGGTTTCTTATAAGTTCACATCAACAGCAAGAGAGCGCCATATTTTGGTGCATGGCATCTTCCATGCCTGGCAGGTGGATGATTTGTGTGCTAAAATCTGCCCTTTATACAAAATAGTCAATCATAGCATTACATGTCCTCACTCAGGCAATGCCCCAGGGTATGTGGTATTAGCATGAGGGTTCCTTATAAAGAAGAGCATAATATGTAATGAACTCATTATCATAACATGACAGGAATGACCCAATGCCCAGATCCATGCCCAAGTCAGCTATGGTGTATCTAATAAATCAACCAGAGCCACAACCAAATCAATCACGACATGAACCTCATGTCGTCTGTAGACTATGACTTAAGCACCTCACCTTCTGTTACTCATTTTTATGTTAGAAACTATTTACATTATATCACATTTTATCTCCTGCAAATATGTTTCTATAATGCTGATCCTCTGTCACCTGCAGATATGCTTCCCAACACCTTATAACACCCTCCTCCCATATGAAGAGTGTTGTGTATATGAATCTTTTATAAAGTTCTTATTTAGTTTTCTACTTTGTATTAgggtattattaacaatatatttaagTTACCTTCCACAAtgccttttcacacacacacgcacgcacgcatgcacgcacgcacgcacgcacgcacgcacgcacgcacgcacgcgtgtgtgtgtgtgcacatagatatacatttttatatttatttatttatattaaatatgtttacatacacattcatatctatatctatctctatacataagATAATCAGAAGAAATGGATATATGTCAATATCACGTTTTGGGATAAATACTATTAAAAGTTTGTTGCTAATAAGTATAAAGTGATTATTCTGAATGAACTGTTAAACCACTTGAAAAAGgaaatcccatatatattatccatagaAATCTACATATAAATCTAAAAGTTATTACCTTGGTACTGTCTTCTCTCTTCAGGTCAACTGAACACAGCTTTCTGACCTCAGGCTGTGTGGGTTCCCCTGGGGCACTACCAAACACCAGCAAGGCCTGCAAAGGCCAAGGAAATGCACTGAGTTTTGATAGCCTtccataataagtatataaaatatacctaaaTTCAAGCTTTTCTTATAGAAATATGCACTTACACTTGATTCTATTCATTTTCAGATGAAGCATGCAGAAAACCTGACATGCAACCACTCACAATCTGAGAATTCAGTCTATTTGTATCTCAATAATATTAGGAAGAAATCAGAGTTATAATTGTATGCTTATTCAcactcaaaaaaataatttcactgaTTAATACTTAACCAAATAGAAGTATAAATGATTGGCCAGACACTGCTAATGAAAAAGTGTTTATGAGTTGGTTCTTTCTATACACAAACTGGAGGGAATTCTGTTATGAAGtcatataataaaacttttaaatctttgaaactttttcattacaattgacattaagaaatagtaacaaaaaaaataatcatgataatgattaccataacaatgataaatttaataataatttaatactaaccattatcataacaataattagcTTCAACTTATCAGCCTAAACCAAGCCTCACTCTACACCAAATACAAAAGTGAAGAGGCTTAAGCAATTTCCTGACCTGCGTGAGGATGATGTAGACAAGGGAACCGCTCACAATTATGGCCATGACAATGCGCTGCCTGCGATTCATCCCCATGAATGAGGCCGCCACCCACAAACCAAGCTCCTGCAACCAAGAACACCGTCAATTTTCCATTTGTCAGAATTGTGGCTCTGGGCATTGTCCAGGACATTGCAGGTAGGCCTAAGACAACTTCACATATACTGTAAAAAGTGGaagcttattttttaaaaataagttaggAAGCAATGATTTAGAAAGCAAAACCAAATACTTTTCCAGAAACAGAGACTTCATAATGACAATTCCAGTTTTAGAAAAGATCATTATTCTGAGTAAGTACTGTATATCATgataatacctaaaaaaaaaaaaaaggcaaggacaaaaacaatttttttttcttatatttaaaaactaaacCGAAgttggaaaattaaatatatataaccatcaaaatgtttcaataatattatataaacaattgtGGCCAAATATAAACTTTTATCACGCCTCAGTCATTACAATCGACTAGTTCTCAAATATTTtctaaacattcttttttttgggggtaaaacacTTGAAATGTTAAGAAAACATTCCACTTTCTTTACTCTATATGTAAATTCTCATTGCTGCAGTGTATACTACACAGCAATTATGCAGCATTTAGTTCTATCTGCTAAATTTTCAGCTTTCATAAAGTTACTTCAAGAAATATATGAAGTGAGCTGTAAACATACTAGTTCAATATTCACTAAATTCTAAAATAACTAATGTTGCAATGCATGTGGAAAGGCCTACAGGCTCTTCCTCTTATACTTCCCACTACATCCTAAAAAGCTTCTGCCAGATATCTATAGAGAACCTATTTATATAATCTTGTTCTAATTTGGCAAGTGCATTAATGGCAAGCTGTGTTGTCTCTAGTCTTTTAACTTCATGAAGAAAAGCTATTGCATAATGGGCTTATTCCCATTCAATTTAATCATAAGTTTGTAATATGCAATTTTACTTTATCCATCTTTATTCAAAActagtttcttttttataaacattagcaTATTCACAAAGTTTCATACTGATGGTgacatatattatgatgatatagttGCATTTCAAGATTCTCACACCAGGACCTGTATAACCAAATGACTAAATATTCACTTTTCTTCCAAAGAGGCCAAATAGAAATTCACTGGAAGATGAGACGTCAGTTCCAAAATGCTCCTGGATTTTATTCAGAGGAAGACATGGGGGAATAGTGATAGTAAGAGACTTACAAAGTTttcagagtaataataatagtaaaagagatacatagtaatagcaacagaacaaaaataattaccaatTACCTTTTACCAGTAAAATAACCTCATCTTAGACCATCTTTTGGCTGCCACCTATGATGCCATTAAAACCACAGAATTTATTTATGCATTACCTGGGACACCCTcttaacaagaatgataatgataccctTTTTCAATTAAAATAACTGTTGTTATTGCAAATAATACACTGACATTGGTGATAGTAACAGATGACCaagtaatagcaacagtaacgTACTATGGAACAACTGAGAGcaattaacaatgatagtaacagacCCCTTGTTTGTACAGGAGGTAAACATGAAGGTGAAATCCAGGAGGATATTGAACTACTGTCTCATCCTTTAATGAACTTTTGTAGAGggctttcctttcattctctattCTGTTTAGCTATGAACTTATTTTAAATCATAATTTCCACAGAGTCTAATATTACAATGACATGAATTGCCACTATAATCAAAGTATTACTCTTTTTGACAGCAGATATAATTgtgctatgaaaaaaaataaaaaagacaggaTGGATTCCCTtacttccccaaaaaaacacatcTTGGAGATATGAGTAAGACATATCCAGAAGGAGAAACAAGCATAAACTATGTGAGTGCAGATCagttcatgtatataaataaagaatataagtaaagaatgaaataaaagacaaagaaatacaaGCATTCCATTGTAACCCTGTATGCTTTTTCTTCTATTAGCAACAGTCAAAATTATGAGGTTTAATTTATGCATATCACAATCCATTTCATCTAATAACTACATGCAAAAAATAAAGGCATCAATATAACCTGTAAGATATTGTTCTGGTAGACTGTTCAGAATTTAAACCAAACTAAAGTGATAaggtaaattacaaaaaaataacataggcCTTCTCTTACACAATATCAAGACACCATCACAGTGTAAAATTTTTCCACCATCTACTGTCCTTTTGTGATGGTTTTCAGACACATCTAAAAGTTCTTCATCAATAACTGACCTCAACATTTCTAAACTTTCTGACATTACATAAATTCCAAGATATAAATTCAATAAACTGATAAAAGGGTTCTCAAAGTAACAGAATGCTGAgcatatgataaaaaagagaagagataggtaaAAATGGAACCAGATATTTGCCCAAACAAAACAGAACCCAAATGATTGGTGCATCTTCAAACCAAAAAGCATAGAAAATGTTCCTTTAGATCAGTAAAGCATGCATGATCAAATGAAGATTTTTTCACTGTTGTGCAATGCTGAACAATCCCTATGGAACATTTTCTAGACACATCTGAAACACTGCAAAAAGAATAATACTTTATCTGAATCCATTTTTGGTTTTGATACACCACTTGGAGCTTCTGGATAATATATGGAGCCCAAAAAGCTGAAAAGCAAAGATAAATGTTAGGCATGCAGTTTACCAAAATCTGAAACCTATATTCTAAAGCAAACAAGTAACtatgcaacagcaacaacatcaatgtatatatgtatattctctctataCTTCCAagcaatgaataaaaattatatttttaaaaaatcctagcATGCAATGGTAGTATGTAATAAACCTAACAGTGAACTGgaaatctaattttaaaaatcagatattatggaattttctaaaaaatatatatgcctacatagtctaacaaacaattttttttgaaattccttTGTTATAAACAGTAAACTTACAGTGGCACACTAAAGATTAAAAATACCTGGTTGTGTATCTCCACAgctgcctctatatatatatattttttttttctctctcttaaaaatattatgaaactCTTATTAACATCTAGAGCTTCTAATAAGTCAGTAAATACATGAACACAAGAGGCACTT comes from Penaeus monodon isolate SGIC_2016 chromosome 5, NSTDA_Pmon_1, whole genome shotgun sequence and encodes:
- the LOC119573121 gene encoding galactosylgalactosylxylosylprotein 3-beta-glucuronosyltransferase S-like isoform X3: MGMNRRQRIVMAIIVSGSLVYIILTQALLVFGSAPGEPTQPEVRKLCSVDLKREDSTKASNNSAPIIYVVTPTYRRPEMVAELTRLGQTLTLVKRIHWIVAEDSLTCTAPITGLLQRLGLSYTHLASPMPEVYRKERYVPRGVSNRRAALEWVQEHGSDRGVLFFLDDDNAIDVRLFEEMRPTETVSMWPVGLIGDYTVSSPIVKDGKVIAFYDGWPAGRKFQVDMAGFAVNVGFLKKQKKVTMPYIAGHEEDGFLKSLSLNIKDIEVKADGCTKIYVWHTRTAKNPSRALKLEKHQNDNIKVLTDNMREMGMIK
- the LOC119573121 gene encoding galactosylgalactosylxylosylprotein 3-beta-glucuronosyltransferase S-like isoform X2, whose amino-acid sequence is MDSDKELGLWVAASFMGMNRRQRIVMAIIVSGSLVYIILTQALLVFGSAPGEPTQPEVRKLCSVDLKREDSTKASNNSAPIIYVVTPTYRRPEMVAELTRLGQTLTLVKRIHWIVAEDSLTCTAPITGLLQRLGLSYTHLASPMPEVYRKERYVPRGVSNRRAALEWVQEHGSDRGVLFFLDDDNAIDVRLFEEMRPTETVSMWPVGLIGDYTVSSPIVKDGKVIAFYDGWPAGRKFQVDMAGFAVNVGFLKKQKKVTMPYIAGHEEDGFLKSLSLNIKDIEVKADGCTKIYVWHTRTAKNPSRALKLEKHQNDNIKVLTDNMREMGMIK
- the LOC119573121 gene encoding galactosylgalactosylxylosylprotein 3-beta-glucuronosyltransferase S-like isoform X1; the encoded protein is MIAPVENRSCTGSRHYLASKRMKSPSFTIELGLWVAASFMGMNRRQRIVMAIIVSGSLVYIILTQALLVFGSAPGEPTQPEVRKLCSVDLKREDSTKASNNSAPIIYVVTPTYRRPEMVAELTRLGQTLTLVKRIHWIVAEDSLTCTAPITGLLQRLGLSYTHLASPMPEVYRKERYVPRGVSNRRAALEWVQEHGSDRGVLFFLDDDNAIDVRLFEEMRPTETVSMWPVGLIGDYTVSSPIVKDGKVIAFYDGWPAGRKFQVDMAGFAVNVGFLKKQKKVTMPYIAGHEEDGFLKSLSLNIKDIEVKADGCTKIYVWHTRTAKNPSRALKLEKHQNDNIKVLTDNMREMGMIK